In a single window of the Desulfovibrio mangrovi genome:
- a CDS encoding ParB/RepB/Spo0J family partition protein: MAGAPRGLGRGLDALFKANEEPAAAAGATTPNTLPLRMLKPNPNQPRKAFTEEALEELASSIKAQGVLQPLLVRPLKDGDTSFYEIVAGERRWRASRMVGLREVPVIIKEMTDLETLAVGLIENLQREDLNPMEEALGMQELKEKFGLSQEDLSQKLGKSRSSIANTLRLLQLSESARGMLQNGTISAGHARTLLAVGEDVRAEMLDRIIKDMLTVREAEAMAQYWKAHGELPPASGAEKGKEAKGARPAVSLSERMVDIHTQLSSVFSGKVAVSGTEEKGKVTLSFSSQDELNELLARLGVTVNG; encoded by the coding sequence ATGGCAGGAGCACCAAGAGGTCTCGGCAGAGGGCTGGACGCCCTGTTCAAGGCGAATGAAGAACCGGCGGCTGCAGCCGGTGCCACCACTCCGAATACCCTTCCCCTGCGCATGCTGAAGCCGAACCCCAACCAGCCGCGCAAGGCCTTTACCGAGGAAGCGCTGGAGGAGCTGGCTTCATCCATCAAGGCGCAAGGCGTGTTACAGCCCCTGTTGGTTCGTCCGTTGAAGGACGGCGACACATCCTTCTACGAGATTGTGGCCGGTGAACGCCGCTGGCGTGCCAGCCGCATGGTGGGGCTGCGCGAGGTGCCGGTTATCATCAAGGAGATGACGGACCTTGAGACCCTTGCCGTAGGGCTTATTGAAAACCTGCAGCGTGAAGACCTCAACCCCATGGAAGAGGCGCTTGGCATGCAGGAACTCAAGGAAAAGTTCGGTCTTTCTCAGGAAGATCTTTCCCAGAAGCTGGGCAAGAGCCGTTCTTCCATTGCCAACACGCTGCGTCTGCTTCAACTCTCCGAGTCGGCGAGGGGCATGCTGCAGAACGGTACCATCAGTGCAGGGCATGCCCGCACGCTGCTTGCCGTGGGTGAAGACGTCCGCGCAGAAATGCTTGATCGTATCATCAAGGATATGCTGACCGTGCGTGAGGCGGAAGCCATGGCGCAGTACTGGAAGGCACATGGTGAACTGCCGCCTGCATCCGGCGCAGAAAAGGGTAAGGAAGCCAAGGGAGCCAGACCTGCCGTGAGCCTTTCCGAGCGTATGGTGGATATTCATACGCAGCTTTCTTCCGTGTTCAGCGGCAAGGTTGCCGTGAGCGGAACGGAAGAGAAGGGCAAGGTGACCCTGTCCTTCTCCAGTCAGGATGAACTTAACGAATTGCTTGCCAGACTCGGCGTTACGGTAAACGGATAG
- a CDS encoding tetratricopeptide repeat protein, with amino-acid sequence MKRTLLAVLLVTILASGCTSQPEAEDDLVSARKAYVERQYLEAERLYERYLKIHQQSPERWEVWNKLYELAYNVRNNSQDAIELLEAMFLEFGDQAGRAKDILYRLGNLSMDTRNMEKAIEVWQRLLNLPESTSVDQARAYRNIGEAYLYTGDYDLAIDALRACVELKVDDLEHARCLYDLAQTQFYLENYDAAEKTLEQVIQTPNLDMELHALVSLLLSDVYDQLGKTRQSISLLEDILGTYPNPMAIEKRLEYLRQRLK; translated from the coding sequence ATGAAACGAACGCTGCTTGCAGTATTGCTGGTTACCATCCTCGCCTCCGGTTGCACTTCGCAGCCGGAGGCCGAGGATGATCTTGTTTCTGCCCGTAAAGCGTATGTTGAACGGCAGTACCTTGAGGCCGAGCGCCTGTATGAACGCTATCTCAAGATTCACCAGCAGAGCCCCGAGCGCTGGGAAGTGTGGAACAAGCTGTACGAGCTTGCGTACAATGTTCGCAACAACAGTCAGGACGCCATTGAACTTCTGGAAGCCATGTTTCTGGAATTCGGCGATCAGGCCGGACGGGCAAAGGATATTCTTTACCGTCTCGGCAACCTGAGCATGGATACCCGCAACATGGAGAAGGCCATAGAAGTATGGCAGCGGCTTCTGAATCTTCCTGAAAGCACCTCTGTGGATCAGGCCCGTGCCTACCGCAACATCGGCGAAGCCTATCTCTACACCGGTGATTACGATCTTGCCATCGACGCCTTGCGCGCCTGCGTGGAACTGAAGGTCGATGATCTGGAGCACGCCCGCTGCCTCTATGATCTCGCCCAGACCCAGTTCTATCTTGAGAACTACGACGCAGCCGAGAAAACGCTGGAGCAGGTGATCCAGACGCCGAATCTGGATATGGAGCTGCACGCCCTCGTTTCTCTGCTGCTTTCGGACGTTTATGATCAGCTGGGCAAAACTCGCCAGTCTATCAGCCTTCTCGAAGACATTCTGGGGACCTATCCCAACCCCATGGCCATAGAGAAACGTCTGGAGTATCTGCGGCAGCGTCTGAAATAG
- the fmt gene encoding methionyl-tRNA formyltransferase, translating into MMRAVYMGTPEFAATILRQVAEWGGCEIVGVYTQPDRPCGRGQVCKISEVKELAFELDLPVYQPLNFKNEEDVQVLRDLRPDVLLVAAYGLILPQKVLDIPTYGAINVHASLLPKYRGAAPIQRAIMNGDPVTGVTIMQMEKGLDTGPILLQKAMAIGIADTAGTMHDQLAAMGGKLLVEALELLPKGGLHPKTQDNALSTHAAKLEKSEGIVDWNQPAKVVHARIRGVSPWPGAYFAMHRAGQKDLRISIDPGVIGPAMEPAADGSLPAPGTVLGLKDGKLVIATRDREYHIAMLRPANKKPMTAAAFHCGYLGNCADAACSGEGL; encoded by the coding sequence ATGATGCGCGCTGTTTACATGGGGACTCCCGAATTTGCCGCAACCATTCTGCGGCAGGTGGCAGAGTGGGGTGGTTGTGAAATTGTGGGTGTATACACCCAGCCTGACCGACCCTGCGGACGCGGGCAGGTCTGCAAGATTTCCGAGGTGAAGGAACTGGCGTTTGAGCTTGACCTTCCCGTGTACCAGCCCCTGAATTTCAAAAACGAAGAAGATGTTCAGGTTCTGCGCGATCTGCGTCCTGACGTGCTTCTCGTTGCCGCATACGGGCTGATCCTTCCCCAGAAGGTTCTGGATATCCCCACCTACGGCGCCATCAACGTGCATGCCTCGCTGCTTCCCAAATATCGCGGAGCCGCTCCCATTCAGCGCGCCATCATGAACGGCGACCCTGTTACCGGCGTGACCATCATGCAGATGGAAAAGGGCCTTGATACCGGCCCAATTCTGCTCCAGAAGGCCATGGCCATAGGCATTGCCGACACGGCAGGCACCATGCACGATCAGCTCGCAGCCATGGGCGGCAAGCTGCTTGTGGAAGCACTGGAATTGCTCCCCAAAGGCGGTCTGCATCCCAAGACGCAGGATAACGCACTCTCCACCCACGCCGCCAAGCTGGAGAAGTCCGAAGGCATTGTGGACTGGAATCAGCCTGCCAAGGTTGTGCATGCCCGCATTCGCGGCGTATCGCCATGGCCCGGCGCCTATTTCGCCATGCACAGGGCAGGGCAGAAGGATCTGCGTATATCTATCGACCCCGGCGTCATCGGTCCCGCCATGGAACCGGCCGCCGATGGATCGCTGCCCGCACCCGGTACCGTGCTCGGGCTCAAGGACGGCAAGCTGGTGATTGCCACCAGGGATCGTGAATACCACATCGCCATGCTGCGTCCGGCGAACAAGAAGCCCATGACCGCAGCCGCCTTCCATTGCGGCTATCTGGGTAATTGCGCCGATGCCGCCTGTTCGGGCGAAGGCCTGTGA
- the def gene encoding peptide deformylase, translating to MIRKVLKYPDERLAIECEDITEITDEIRQLAADMAETMYREEGIGLAAPQVGESCRLIVVDVSGPEERKELMTLINPCLDNMEGEVDSEEGCLSVVNYRSKITRAEKVRLNAKDLNGNDICMDADGLLAICLQHEIDHLNGVLFIDRISRLKRTMYDNKVKKWLKK from the coding sequence ATGATTAGAAAAGTTTTGAAATACCCTGATGAGCGCCTTGCCATTGAGTGCGAGGACATCACCGAGATCACCGACGAGATTCGTCAGCTTGCCGCAGACATGGCGGAAACCATGTACAGGGAAGAGGGCATCGGTCTTGCCGCGCCTCAGGTGGGCGAATCCTGCCGTCTTATCGTGGTGGACGTGAGCGGCCCCGAAGAGCGCAAGGAATTGATGACCCTCATCAATCCCTGCCTTGATAACATGGAAGGCGAAGTGGATTCCGAAGAGGGTTGCCTTTCCGTGGTCAACTATCGTTCCAAGATCACCCGTGCCGAAAAGGTACGCCTGAACGCCAAGGATCTTAACGGCAACGATATCTGCATGGACGCGGATGGTCTTCTGGCCATCTGCCTGCAGCACGAGATCGACCACTTGAACGGCGTCCTGTTCATTGACAGAATCAGCCGGCTGAAGCGAACCATGTACGATAACAAAGTCAAAAAATGGTTGAAGAAGTAG
- a CDS encoding DUF116 domain-containing protein → MTLHKNSSAATPQSSEHRAEDYYGSRKRLFIGLITGTSILLCTILLLFWIVPYIGLANIHPLLPYLSGAFLFGLIAVIAWASLGLVLHILKGRPVLGTQRMRGLTIKLFLPLMVLLARFLGISKERVRHSFIKVNNELVRSENDTFEPKQILILTPHCLQSSQCAIRLSYDVDHCKRCGKCPVSMLLRLRDHYGVQFAIATGGTIARRIVVQKRPRMIIAVACERDLTSGIQDTYPLPVYGVLNERPHGPCLDTVVTEETLEKALRMFLKNPPAPLALNVILDDRSGSKLSGQAEGISAPSGDNSSSRLSSEGEE, encoded by the coding sequence ATGACCCTCCACAAGAATTCATCCGCAGCAACACCGCAATCATCCGAGCACAGGGCTGAGGATTACTACGGTTCCAGAAAGCGCCTGTTCATCGGCCTTATCACGGGTACGAGCATTCTGCTGTGCACAATTTTGCTGCTTTTCTGGATCGTGCCCTATATCGGATTGGCCAACATCCACCCCCTGCTGCCGTACCTCAGCGGTGCCTTTCTCTTCGGGCTTATTGCGGTTATCGCCTGGGCTTCGCTCGGTCTTGTTCTGCATATTCTCAAGGGTCGCCCCGTTCTTGGCACCCAGCGTATGCGTGGCCTGACCATTAAGCTCTTTCTGCCTCTCATGGTGCTTCTCGCCCGTTTTCTCGGCATTTCCAAGGAACGTGTCCGTCATTCCTTCATCAAGGTTAACAACGAACTGGTGCGTTCAGAGAACGATACGTTCGAACCGAAGCAGATCCTTATTCTTACTCCGCATTGTCTGCAGTCCAGCCAGTGTGCCATACGTCTTTCCTACGATGTTGATCACTGCAAGCGCTGCGGCAAATGCCCGGTGAGCATGTTGTTGCGGTTGCGCGATCATTACGGCGTGCAGTTCGCCATTGCCACCGGCGGCACCATTGCGCGCCGTATTGTGGTGCAGAAGCGCCCCAGAATGATCATTGCGGTTGCCTGCGAACGCGATCTTACCTCCGGCATTCAGGACACCTATCCTTTGCCCGTCTATGGTGTTTTGAACGAGCGGCCGCACGGACCGTGTCTGGACACTGTTGTGACGGAGGAGACCTTGGAGAAGGCGCTTCGCATGTTCCTGAAAAATCCGCCTGCCCCCCTTGCCCTAAATGTGATTCTTGATGATCGCTCCGGATCAAAACTATCAGGACAGGCAGAAGGGATTTCGGCACCCAGCGGTGACAATTCCTCTTCCCGTCTCTCGTCCGAGGGAGAAGAGTAG
- a CDS encoding PP2C family protein-serine/threonine phosphatase, with amino-acid sequence MRKLIQANQMLAQTESLPELLPRLLELAQDVTEAVASSILLYDSAEHVLRFALARNDTPGIAQQILEGDFTLRMGEGIAGTVAVTRTSVMCSGDDVRINRVADAATGFKTRSLICVPILYKDELLGVAQVLNSHSGEDFTTEDLEILESFAHLAGVALVRSKLLEALLEQERMTVQLQAAARIQQAFLPKLPTMPNGSHIWATSKPAIHVGGDMYDCISLSDGRLVTYIADVAGKGLGAALVGTAVWSRIRSHVQIESSPSNILKILNEMLLNDMENSLFVTVCIAVYDSRNHTVTLANAGHLQPIVASGGEVRELSVSTGLPLGIEPDVPYIDTLVELQPGQAILLLSDGITEAYDAAHVMYGDERVMELLHAKSEPPYGEALMAAVDLWQEGVPSNDDKTVLEVWRDPS; translated from the coding sequence TTGCGTAAACTGATTCAGGCGAATCAGATGCTTGCGCAGACGGAGTCCTTGCCGGAACTGCTGCCCAGACTGCTGGAACTGGCACAGGACGTGACGGAGGCTGTGGCCTCGTCCATTCTGCTGTACGACAGCGCGGAGCACGTGCTGCGCTTTGCGCTTGCCCGCAATGATACCCCGGGAATTGCACAGCAGATACTGGAAGGGGATTTCACGCTCCGCATGGGTGAGGGCATAGCAGGTACCGTGGCTGTGACCCGGACCTCAGTCATGTGCAGCGGCGATGACGTCCGCATCAATCGCGTGGCGGATGCGGCAACGGGCTTTAAGACCCGATCGCTGATCTGCGTCCCCATTCTCTACAAGGATGAACTGCTCGGCGTCGCACAGGTGCTGAATTCTCACAGCGGTGAGGATTTCACCACGGAAGATCTCGAGATTCTGGAAAGCTTTGCCCATCTTGCCGGCGTTGCACTTGTGCGCTCCAAATTGCTTGAAGCTCTGCTTGAACAGGAGCGCATGACCGTGCAGTTGCAGGCTGCAGCCCGCATTCAGCAGGCCTTTCTTCCTAAGCTGCCGACCATGCCGAATGGCAGTCACATCTGGGCCACAAGCAAGCCCGCCATTCATGTGGGCGGCGACATGTATGACTGCATCTCCCTGTCCGACGGTCGACTGGTGACCTACATCGCGGACGTGGCGGGCAAGGGGCTTGGTGCGGCGCTGGTGGGCACTGCGGTGTGGTCTCGCATCCGCAGCCATGTACAGATCGAATCTTCTCCATCCAATATATTGAAAATATTAAATGAAATGCTGCTTAACGACATGGAGAACAGCCTGTTTGTTACGGTATGCATTGCGGTGTATGATTCACGCAACCACACGGTAACCCTTGCCAACGCAGGACATCTGCAGCCCATAGTGGCTTCGGGCGGGGAGGTACGCGAATTATCTGTTTCCACAGGCTTGCCGCTTGGCATAGAACCTGATGTGCCGTATATTGACACCTTGGTGGAATTGCAGCCGGGCCAGGCTATTCTGCTGTTATCCGACGGCATAACCGAAGCGTATGATGCCGCCCATGTCATGTACGGCGATGAGCGGGTCATGGAGCTGCTGCATGCCAAGAGTGAACCGCCTTACGGCGAGGCGCTCATGGCGGCGGTGGATCTCTGGCAG
- a CDS encoding bifunctional heptose 7-phosphate kinase/heptose 1-phosphate adenyltransferase — translation MTESRMTTQALAAMVPSLAGKKVLLIGDVMVDEYLTGEAERISPEAPVPVVRVFNDRHVLGGAGNVARNLCSLGGVPHLVCITGTGSGSDLLDSLLTTDGIDHTFIRIAGRQTTRKTRIIASRQQMLRIDREDTSPINGAVLEEVLGVVAACINDYEVCIVSDYGKGLVTQNFMERLVALRDASASKPLILVDPKTPNFKWYKNVFMLTPNAKETSEGANMPVGTQEEIVAAGQAIFDLLGCDRLLTTLGPRGMALFEGRDAVWHIPTMAQEVFDVTGAGDTVIATAALALAARLPLLESCMLANYAAGVVVGHVGAATVSPEGLVEAIKRSGIPDVQRWV, via the coding sequence ATGACCGAATCCAGAATGACTACTCAGGCGCTTGCCGCCATGGTTCCTTCGCTTGCGGGCAAGAAGGTGCTGCTGATCGGCGATGTGATGGTGGATGAATACCTCACCGGTGAAGCGGAGCGCATCTCTCCTGAAGCGCCGGTTCCCGTGGTACGTGTTTTCAACGACAGGCATGTGCTGGGTGGTGCGGGCAACGTGGCCCGCAATCTGTGCAGCCTTGGCGGGGTGCCGCATCTTGTTTGCATCACGGGCACGGGCAGCGGGTCAGACCTGCTGGATTCCCTGCTGACCACTGACGGCATTGATCACACCTTCATCCGCATCGCAGGCAGGCAGACCACCCGCAAGACCCGTATCATTGCCAGTCGGCAGCAGATGCTGCGCATAGACAGGGAAGACACTTCGCCCATCAACGGAGCCGTGCTTGAAGAAGTTCTCGGCGTGGTTGCTGCGTGCATTAATGATTACGAAGTCTGCATCGTTTCCGATTACGGCAAGGGACTGGTTACGCAAAACTTCATGGAACGCCTGGTGGCGTTGCGGGACGCTTCTGCAAGCAAGCCCCTGATTCTGGTTGATCCCAAGACGCCGAACTTCAAGTGGTACAAGAACGTGTTCATGCTTACGCCTAACGCCAAGGAAACCAGCGAAGGCGCAAACATGCCCGTGGGGACGCAGGAAGAGATTGTGGCGGCAGGGCAGGCCATATTTGACCTGCTTGGTTGCGACAGGCTGTTAACCACGCTGGGACCGCGCGGCATGGCCCTTTTTGAAGGGCGCGATGCGGTCTGGCATATTCCCACTATGGCGCAGGAGGTCTTTGACGTGACCGGCGCGGGCGATACCGTCATTGCCACGGCGGCGCTTGCGCTTGCCGCAAGACTGCCGCTTCTTGAATCCTGTATGCTGGCCAACTATGCCGCGGGCGTGGTGGTAGGGCATGTGGGGGCTGCCACCGTCTCGCCGGAAGGGCTTGTGGAGGCCATCAAGCGTTCAGGCATACCGGACGTGCAGCGCTGGGTGTAG
- a CDS encoding ParA family protein has product MARIIAVANQKGGVGKTTTSINLAASLAVMEKRVLVVDCDPQANCSSGLGLDHENMPNNLYTTFFQPEEALEAVYETKTPFLSILPSTTDLVAIELELVDKMGREYYLQDVLNALESRFDYILLDCPPSLGLITLNALCAARELLVPLQCEFFALEGIVKLLQTFEQVKKRLNPGLNLLGVVLTMYDVRNRLSRQVKNEVRKCFPDHLFETVVPRNVRLSEAPSFGRSIIHYDVKSKGAESYLALAKEVVLRRPPRP; this is encoded by the coding sequence GTGGCTAGGATTATCGCTGTAGCCAACCAGAAGGGCGGAGTAGGGAAGACCACCACCTCCATCAACCTTGCTGCATCTCTGGCTGTTATGGAAAAGAGGGTTCTGGTCGTGGACTGCGATCCGCAGGCGAACTGTTCCAGCGGTCTTGGGCTTGATCATGAAAACATGCCCAACAACCTGTATACCACGTTCTTCCAGCCTGAAGAGGCGTTGGAAGCGGTGTATGAGACCAAGACACCTTTTCTTTCCATTTTGCCATCCACCACGGATCTGGTCGCCATTGAACTGGAACTGGTGGATAAGATGGGGCGTGAGTACTATCTGCAGGATGTGTTGAATGCGCTGGAATCGCGGTTCGATTATATTCTGCTGGATTGCCCGCCATCGCTGGGACTCATTACCTTGAACGCGCTGTGCGCCGCACGCGAGCTGCTGGTGCCGCTGCAGTGTGAATTTTTTGCGCTGGAAGGCATTGTAAAGCTGCTGCAGACCTTTGAGCAGGTTAAGAAGCGCCTCAACCCCGGCCTGAATCTGCTGGGTGTGGTGCTTACCATGTACGATGTGCGCAACAGGCTTTCGCGCCAGGTGAAGAACGAAGTGCGCAAGTGCTTCCCCGATCACCTCTTCGAGACCGTGGTGCCGCGCAATGTACGACTGTCTGAAGCGCCCAGCTTCGGACGTTCCATCATTCATTATGATGTGAAATCAAAAGGCGCGGAGTCCTATCTCGCACTGGCCAAAGAGGTTGTGCTGAGAAGGCCCCCGCGCCCGTAA
- a CDS encoding NAD-dependent epimerase, protein MHILVTGAAGFIGFNLSRRFLSEGHTVVGLDILNDYYSVELKKTRLGILLEDKNFRHAYIDLADREAMAKLFAEEKFTHVVNLAAQAGVRYSIENPHSYVDANLVGFCNVLEGCRHNKVEHLVYASSSSVYGLNTTMPFSVHDNVDHPISLYAASKKANELMAHTYSHLYRLPTTGLRFFTVYGPWGRPDMALFLFTKAILEGKPINVFNHGKMRRDFTYIDDIVEGVVRVTKRTPVPNPDWSGANPDPCTSPAPYRIYNIGNNNVVELGHFIEVLEDKLGMKAQKNMLPMQPGDVAATFANVDDLIADTGFKPSTTVEEGISNFVDWYRDYYKV, encoded by the coding sequence ATGCATATTCTTGTTACCGGTGCAGCCGGTTTTATCGGCTTCAACCTTTCCCGCAGATTTCTGTCTGAAGGACATACCGTTGTAGGTCTGGATATCCTGAACGACTACTACAGTGTTGAACTGAAGAAGACCCGTCTGGGCATTCTGCTCGAAGACAAGAATTTCCGTCATGCCTACATCGATCTTGCTGACCGTGAAGCCATGGCAAAGCTCTTTGCCGAAGAAAAGTTCACCCACGTTGTGAACCTTGCCGCGCAGGCAGGCGTTCGCTACTCCATTGAAAATCCGCACTCCTATGTGGATGCGAACCTTGTGGGCTTCTGCAACGTGCTGGAAGGCTGCCGTCACAACAAGGTTGAACACCTTGTCTACGCCTCCTCCAGCTCCGTGTATGGTCTGAACACCACCATGCCCTTCAGCGTGCATGACAACGTGGACCACCCCATCAGCCTGTACGCCGCCAGCAAGAAAGCTAACGAGCTCATGGCGCACACCTACAGCCATCTGTACCGCCTGCCCACCACCGGTCTTCGTTTCTTCACCGTTTACGGCCCCTGGGGCCGTCCCGACATGGCGCTCTTCCTTTTCACCAAGGCCATTCTTGAAGGCAAGCCGATCAACGTGTTCAACCATGGCAAGATGCGCCGCGACTTCACCTACATTGACGACATCGTTGAAGGTGTGGTGCGCGTAACCAAGCGCACTCCTGTGCCCAACCCCGACTGGTCCGGTGCCAATCCCGATCCTTGCACCAGCCCAGCTCCCTACCGCATCTACAACATCGGAAACAACAACGTGGTAGAGCTCGGCCACTTCATCGAAGTGCTTGAAGACAAGCTGGGCATGAAGGCTCAGAAGAACATGCTGCCCATGCAGCCCGGCGACGTTGCTGCCACTTTTGCCAATGTGGATGATCTGATCGCGGACACCGGCTTCAAACCCAGCACCACCGTGGAAGAGGGGATCAGCAATTTCGTTGACTGGTACCGCGATTACTACAAGGTGTAA